Sequence from the Sanguibacter keddieii DSM 10542 genome:
CAGACCCACGGGTCGGTCCGGACGTCGTCGAAGTGGTCGAGGAGGTACTGCCGCGCGGGGTCGAGGCCCGAGAGGTTGAGCTGCGGGAACACCACGTGCGTCCGCCCGACCGACCAGGCGTAGGCCGAGCCGTTGAAAGGATCCCCGAGGACCACGGCGTCCTCCCCCACGAGGTCGGGGAGGTCCCTCAGCAGCGCGATCTCCTCGGCCGAGAGCATCGTGCCCCACTCGATGCGGCCGGGGTCGTAGGCCTCGGCGTAGCGGACGGCACGCTGGGGAGCCTGGAAGCCCGCCGAGGTGACCAGCGCGACGACCAGCAGCAGGACGGTCAGCCCCGCCGGGGTGCCCACCCACGGGCGCCGCTGCGCCGCCCGCAGCACCCGCTCGCTGCTGCGCAGCCGTCCGACGACGGCGACGGCACCCACAGCCGCCAGGACGGAGGCCGGGACCGGGTAGAAGGCCTCGATGCGGGCCGCCTGGGTGTACCAGATGCCGGTGAGCACGCGCAGCGGGTTGTCCGGCCCTGCCGCGAGAGCGGCGAGCACGACTACGAGGGCTGCCGACACGACGAGCCAGCGGTCCTGCCGGCGGCGCACGAGGGCCACGGCCCCGACCACCACCAGCACCGACACCACGAGGTTGCCCGGCACCGGGCTGAGGACCTGGTCGGTGAGCAGGCGCACCACGGACACCGGGATCTCCCGCTGGGGTGCCCGGGCGAAGCCGAGGACCATCTCGAGGACGGAGGACCGCGCGACCACGAGGGCGCCAGCGGCACCGACCACCGCGAGGGTCGCGAGCACCGCCACCACGAGCGTGCGGCGTCCGGCGCGCCACGCGTCGCGGGCGGCGACCCAGGCGACCGTGAGGACGAAGGGCAGGAGGACCACGACGAGGCCGACGAAGCCGCTCGGCTGCGCCAGGGCGACACCGCCGGCGGCGCCGAGGGCGAGCACGCCCACCACCAGCCCGGCGGCCCTGCCGCCGGGGCCGCCCGAGCGCCACGCGCGGACGCACACCAGGACCCCGGCAGCCGCACCGGGGATGAGGGTCGTCGACAGGCCGTTGGGCCACTGTGCCAGCGTGCTCAGCTGGACCGTGGGGAACATCGAGAAGGCGGCGACCAGGACGGCGGCGAGCACCGTGACCTCAGGACGACGCGGGAAGGCGGCACGTGCGAAGGCCGCGGCACCGACGAGCCACACGAGGCTCATCACGAGGGTCGAGGCGTTCGCCGCGGCCGTGACCGTCGAGGCGGTGAGCGTACCCGCCGCCCCCACCACGAGCGACACCACCGCGTGCCATGCCGTCGGGTAGTAGACGCTCGCACCGTCACCGTAGAGA
This genomic interval carries:
- a CDS encoding DUF6541 family protein → MSWIEIVPAVVACVVVLVAPGTLVARAAGAPTWLALGLGPGLTVAYLTVLATVLARAGVAWTPASVGLVTAGSVVAVVLVATVLRRLRAVPRPLTAVLSALDERGPDSPWSRRPLGGSAGSPASRGTGSAPRSWARPSTWTWRTWTAAALLVSSVLVLVPTVVGTASPDAPLQQWDAVYHLNGLALVHETGDASQLNGLYGDGASVYYPTAWHAVVSLVVGAAGTLTASTVTAAANASTLVMSLVWLVGAAAFARAAFPRRPEVTVLAAVLVAAFSMFPTVQLSTLAQWPNGLSTTLIPGAAAGVLVCVRAWRSGGPGGRAAGLVVGVLALGAAGGVALAQPSGFVGLVVVLLPFVLTVAWVAARDAWRAGRRTLVVAVLATLAVVGAAGALVVARSSVLEMVLGFARAPQREIPVSVVRLLTDQVLSPVPGNLVVSVLVVVGAVALVRRRQDRWLVVSAALVVVLAALAAGPDNPLRVLTGIWYTQAARIEAFYPVPASVLAAVGAVAVVGRLRSSERVLRAAQRRPWVGTPAGLTVLLLVVALVTSAGFQAPQRAVRYAEAYDPGRIEWGTMLSAEEIALLRDLPDLVGEDAVVLGDPFNGSAYAWSVGRTHVVFPQLNLSGLDPARQYLLDHFDDVRTDPWVCRYAENLGVTHLYLDTAEPEDGAKPSPAPRALRDVDVSEGFVLVAQAGTASLYEVTACD